In Rhizoctonia solani chromosome 7, complete sequence, one DNA window encodes the following:
- a CDS encoding urea active transporter 1, whose translation MSENVSTVLPQGAGYGVVVGIGLFFSAFMLGLTWIQARYTGFSPSNSEEFSSASRSVKPGLIASGIVSAWTWAATLLQSSAVAYKYGISGPWWYGAGATIQVLLFAMLAAKLKLNSPNAHTFLEIIGARWGTAAHLIFLFFGLATNIIVSSMLILGGSATVTDLTGMNTIAACFLIPIGVAIYVVAGGMRATLLCDYTHTAVLFAIILTFIFTAYSTSPKIGSPSRMHELLVEVSIAKPVAGNAQGSYLTMRSKNGLIFGVINIIGNFATVFNDQAYWQRAIASKPQSCVKAYLLGGLAWFSIPFTFATTLGLAAVALHNDPDMRPLSPADVSAGLPAPSAAAALLGTSGAAAMLILLFLAVTSATSAELIAVSSLLTYDVYKRYINPRATEAQIMRVSHLMVAFFAICMGLFGLIFYYIGVGTLLGSAVVPIALCITWQKASKIGCIVGAISGLFAGIIAWLVTTSTLNDKVINVTTSGGDYEMLAGNLAAIGVGGIISVVWSYLRPDNFSFDVTRALNAPVHPHAAPTTGSGTHTPPEDEKKQSDIGSGDIRIVPAEDDEKHDRGVTHDEDLDPIALKGAFRFAAWSSIGLLIVMIILIPFPLFFSQVVFGTKGLTTWVAVGIAWTFLAAFTVVIYPLYESRQALFLVSKGIVKDIFHPGSGKYSESSPAKEGTA comes from the exons ATGTCCGAAAACGTGAGCACCGTGCTCCCTCAAGGCGCTGGATATGGTGTCG TCGTCG GAATCGGCCTATTCTTCTCGGCATTCATGCTTGGCTTGACATGGATTCAAGCTCGGTACACCGGTTTCTCCCCTAGCAACTCAGAGGAGTTTAGTAGTGCAAGTCGTAGTGTCAAACCGGGTTTGATTGCTTCAGGAATTGTATCTGCCTG GACATGGGCGGCCACGTTG TTGCAATCAAGTGCTGTCGCGTATAAATATGGGATCTCAGGTCCTTGGTGGTACGGTGCTG GTGCAACTATTCAAGTTCTACTATTCGCGATGCTTGCAGCAAAGCTTAAGTTGAATAGTCCCAACGCTCATACATTCCTTGAGATTATTGGCGCTCGCTGGGGCACAGCTGCCCACCTGATCTTCTTGTTCTTTGGGTTGGCGACTAACAT TATCGTCTCGTCAATGTTGATCTTAGGTGGTTCAGCAACTGTCACAGACCTTACAGGCATGAACACCATTGCAGCTTGCTTCCTCATTCCGATTGGTGTTGCGATTTACGTCGTAGCCGGTGGAATGCGTGCGACTCTTCTGTGTGATTATACACACACTGCGGTACTCTTTGCTATTATTCTCACGTTTATCTTCACTGCCTATTCGACCTCGCCCAAGATTGGTAGCCCAAGTCGGATGCACGAACTTCTGGTCGAAGTCTCAATTGCCAAGCCTGTTGCCGGAAACGCCCAAGGCAGCTACTTGACTATGCGTTCCAAGAACGGCCTCATATTTGGTGTAATCAATATTATTG GTAACTTCGCGACTGTGTTCAACGACCAAGCTTATTGGCAACGAGCTATTGCAAGCAAGCCTCAATCCTGTGTGAAAGCATACCTTTTGGGAGGATTA GCATGGTTCTCTATTCCGTTCACTTTTGCTACCACTCTTGGACTTGCCGCTGTCGCGTTGCACAATGACCCGGATATGCGTCCATTGTCGCCAGCTGATGTGAGCGCTGGTCTCCCTGCACCATCTGCAGCGGCAGCTCTCCTCGGTACTTCTGGAGCTGCAGCTATGTTGATTTTGCTC TTCTTGGCTGTTACCTCTGCCACCTCTGCCGAGTTGATTGCCGTGTCGTCCCTCCTCACCTACGACGTATATAAGCGGTACATCAATCCTCGTGCAACCGAAGCGCAGATTATGCGAGTATCCCATCTTATGGTTGCATTCTTTGCTATTTGCATGGGTCTATTCGGTTTAATCTTCTATTATATTGGCGT GGGTACTCTTCTGGGATCAGCTGTGGTTCCAATAGCGCTTTGCATAACTTGGCAGAAAGCCTCGAAAATTGGATGTATTGTTGGTGCGATCAGTGGCCTCTTTGCGGGAATCATTGCATGG TTAGTCACGACAAGCACTCTCAATGATAAAGTCATCAATGTCACC ACGAGTGGAGGAGATTATGAGATGCTCGCCGGAAACTTGGCTGCGATCGGCGTTGGAGGCATTATTTCGGTTGTTTGGTCGTACCTT CGTCCCGATAATTTCTCGTTCGATGTTACGCGTGCTCTTAATGCACCAGTGCACCCACACGCGGCCCCTACCACTGGGTCCGGGACTCACACCCCGCCCGAAGACGAAAAGAAGCAGTCCGACATTGGATCAGGAGACATCCGCATCGTACCAGCCGAAGATGACGAGAAGCACGACAGAGGCGTCACTCACGACGAAGACCTCGACCCTATTGCTCTCAAGGGCGCATTCCGCTTTGCGGCCTGGAGCAGCATCGGGCTTTTAATCGTGATGATCATCTTGATTCCTTTCCCGCTTTTCTTTTCCCAGGTCGTCTTTGGCACCAAGGGACTGACGACTTGGGTCGCGGTCGGAATTGCTTGGACGTTTTTGGCTGCGTTTACTGTGGTGATTTACCCGCTCTATGAGAGTCGACAGGCGTTGTTTTTGGTGTCGAAGGGTATTGTCAAG GATATATTCCACCCGGGAAGCGGCAAATACTCTGAAAGCTCTCCTGCTAAAGAAGGCACCGCGTAG
- a CDS encoding autophagy protein APG6, with protein MSEDPLQLDPSLTELAPSAVDMVAGVAASLGQQTPRNTPVSPSQKLASLAAPSSSKLAWQKAQALPASTRSGSSKHRPAGESFVLLQDSVVHKIPTDGSKPGGTQKARQRASTPSRAPSVSRKVTNTTDKTPSTPTATSPTKPAAPPIAPPRSHHLAQTLKLYTLLSNRTDLDHPLCTDCTSVLISALTKQLEETKRERDGYIAFERDVRNNAGTGDIKEMEAHIEQLKLEEKTVLDELLDAEKEKARLDRELEELEREEKELEEKEAEFWRVYNANSLAEASTAASLRTIRAAQEADAAELARLSRANVYNDAFCIGHDGVFGTINGLRLGRVTGVAVPWAEVNAAWGQALLLLHTIARKVGFVFEQYRLVPMGSCSRIERIGGDKAVYELFGSGELHIGRLLHNRRFDYGMVAFLECLRQIIEFAKTQESVDFPHAIVKDKIGDASIKWQFNQEETWTRALRHVLLALKILLKWATTV; from the exons ATGTCCGAAGAC CCACTGCAACTCGATCCTTCATTGACGGAATTGGCCCCATCTGCGGTTGATATGGTTGCTG GAGTTGCAGCTTCGCTAGGACAACAGACGCCACGCAATACACCCGTATCTCCCTCGCAGAAGCTCGCGAGTCTCGCTGCACCTTCGTCATCCAAATTGGCCTGGCAGAAAGCACAAGCCTTGCCTGCCTCTACTCGTTCGGGCTCTTCCAAGCACCGCCCTGCCGGAGAATCATTTGTACTTTTGCAGGACAGCGTTGTCCACAAGATACCCACCGATGGTAGTAAACCGGGCGGTACTCAAAAAGCAAGACAACGAGCTTCGACTCCATCCAGAGCTCCATCAGTCTCACGCAAGGTCACTAATACCACCGACAAAACACCATCCACACCAACTGCCACGTCGCCTACGAAACCTGCGGCTCCTCCAATCGCCCCTCCTCGTTCGCATCATCTTGCACAGACACTGAAGTTGTATACTCTCTTATCTAATCGGACGGATCTGGATCACCCGTTGTGTACAGATTGCACTTCAGTCTTGATCTCAGCGCTTACGAAGCAACTTGAGGAGACCAAGAGGGAAAGAGACGGTTATATTGCGTTTGAGCGAGATGTCCGTAATAACGCCGGGACAGGGGATATCAAAGAAATGGAGGCCCACATCGAGCAACTTAAACTGGAGGAAAAGACAGTTCTGGACGAGCTTCTAGACgcagaaaaggaaaaagCCCGGCTGGATAGGGAGTTGGAAGAACTAGAACGTGAGGAAAAGGAGTTGGAGGAGAAGGAGGCCGA ATTCTGGCGCGTCTACAATGCAAACAGCCTCGCAGAAGCATCGACTGCCGCATCACTTCGGACGATACGTGCTGCTCAGGAAGCGGACGCGGCCGAACTTGCCCGCCTGTCCCGCGCCAATGTATACAATGATGCTTTTTGCATTGGACACGACGGTGTATTTGGGACAATCAACGGTCTTCGTTTGGGGCGCGTTACAGGCGTAGCCGTACCATGGGCCGAAGTGAACGCTGCCTGGGGCCAAGCATTGCTGTTACTTCATACTATAGCCCGCAAAGTAGGATTCGTTTTTGAACA GTACCGCCTCGTCCCGATGGGTTCCTGTTCGCGTATTGAGCGGATAGGCGGAGACAAGGCTGTTTACGAACT GTTCGGGTCGGGAGAATTACACATTGGCCGACTGCTCCATAATCGACGTTTTGACTATGGAATGGTCGCGTTCTTGGAGTGTCTCAGGCAAATCATCGAATTTGCAAAAACCCAAGAGTCTGTTGATTTTCCTCACGC GATTGTAAAGGACAAAATAGGGGATGCATCCATTAAATGGCAATTCAACCAGGAAGAGACTTGGACTCGAGCACTTCGCCATGTTCTGTTGGCACTCAAGATTCTTCTCAAATGGGCGACCACTGTCTAG
- a CDS encoding alginate lyase has translation MHRPWTLGVLGLSATFARAAFPSYPNEFVPPKVLLSTPEVWTNTTRAAQASIVKFADEVLREGPWSVMNKTVTPPSGNKHDYLSYRPYYWPNCDGIGNTTELTQEESKGSPIKSGLFRIELTPCGASTVYVTCPYERRDGQFNPDYRSQTIQGATKHSWMPSSTRPSHTSSSPNPELNTAKRPDGGWEPTGVLDMHWWPKALSGILLMKEMGVWSEADLAGVVNWAKAYIPWLQTNELAKAERASDNNHGSYFFNQLAALQILVGDLDGAKATVQDYFTGIYMSQIDEKGDQPKESARTHPYHYRGYNLCAMINSARLAEFVGYDGWNAKSSSGAGIQTAADYAMQFTPGPGEAASELFPQIAAVAVKFGDPSGKYAAFLASKDQSYPGRPWFLWNQPLSDSGLAVKFVPEDDDSGNGSVDPDNSTAGTASNNAVLGFKVDWKVGLMKHAFTATTLAATLGLAAALAVESRQSSSFVKTSGQQFTLGGQKFTVVGSNSYWMAQLSSTADITTAFKDLKNAPSGTYYQIWNGKTATLNTGADGLGKFDTVVAQAKAAGIRLIVPLTNNWSDYGGMDVYVKQLLGSNNHDLFYTDATVKNAFKKYISGFVGRYKNEPTIMAWELANEPRCKGSTGTSTGTCTTKTITEWATEMSKYIKSIAPNHLVAIGDEGFYNQPGASTYPYQGGEGIDFDANLKISSIDFGTAHSYPEHWGQESNVVAWGTQWIIDHAASQKAANKPVILEEFGVTSSYNPSSTYTKWWDTIVSSGLAGDLICWKHRFYWKTHDDGFTVYPDEPEYALQTKYAAALKARK, from the exons ATGCACCGACCTTGGACTCTCGGCGTACTTGGCCTATCAGCGACATTTGCACGAGCCGCATTTCCAAGCTACCCAAACGAATTCGTGCCTCCCAAAGTTCTACTTTCCACCCCGGAAGTATGGACCAACACAACTCGAGCTGCGCAAGCTAGCATCGTCAAGTTTGCCGACGAAGTGCTGAGGGAGGGGCCGTGGT CCGTGATGAATAAGACGGTCACACCTCCTTCTGGAAATAAACA TGATTATCTCAGTTATCGGCCATA CTATTGGCCCAATTGTGATGGCATAGGAAATACGACCGAGCTGACCCAAGAAGAAAGTAAGGGCTCCCCGATTAAGTCCGGGCTGTTCCGCATCGAGCTGACTCCATGCGGGGCATCTACAGTATATGTAACATGCCCCTACGAACGCCGAGATGGGCAATTCAACCCCGACTATCGCTCGCAAACGATTCAGGGCGCGACCAAGCACTCATGGATGCCCTCCTCTACGCGCCCATCGCACACCTCGTCATCTCCAAATCCCGAGCTCAATACGGCTAAACGTCCAGATGGTG GTTGGGAGCCGACAGGAGTGTTAGATATGCACTGGTGGCCGAAAGCGTTGAGCGGGATTTTATTGATGAAGGAGATGGGGGTTTGGTCCGAGGCGGATTTGGCGGGAGTTGTCAATTGGGCAAAAGCGTATATTCCGTGGTTGCAGACGAACGAGTTGGCCAAGGCCGAGCGAGCAAGCGATAA CAACCATGGCTCGTACTTTTTCAACCAGCTCGCAGCACTTCAGATCTTGGTCGGGGATTTGGACGGCGCGAAGGCAACTGTTCAAGATTATTTTACGGGAATCTATATGTCTCAAATTGACGAAAAGGGTGATCAACCCAAGGAGAGTGCTCGTACACATCCTTACCACTACAGAGGATACAACCTATGCGCTATGATT AACAGCGCAAGGCTGGCTGAATTCGTCGGATACGATGGATGGAACGCCAAGTCCTCGTCGGGCGCCGGAATTCAAACGGCTGCTGACTATGCCATGCAGTTTACTCCTGGCCCTGGAGAAGCCGCCAGCGAGCTGTTCCCCCAG ATCGCAGCCGTGGCCGTCAAATTTGGTGATCCATCCGGGAAATACGCAGCATTCCTCGCCTCAAAGGACCAATCCTATCCAGGTCGCCCGTGGTTCTTGTGGAACCAGCCATTATCGGATTCGGGCCTTGCTGTCAAATTTGTTCCAGAAGACGATGACAGTGGAAATGGGAGTGTTGACCCGGATAATAGTACGGCCGGGACTGCATCGAACAACGCTGTCTTGGGATTCAAGGTCGACTGGAAAGTAGGTCTG ATGAAGCACGCGTTTACTGCCACCACACTAGCTGCTACGCTCGGTCTTGCAGCCGCTTTGGCTGTTGAGTCTCGACAAAGCTCAAGCTTTGTGAAGACTTCAGGGCAACAGTTTACTCTTGGTGGACAAAAATTCACTGTCGTTGGG TCGAATTCCTATTGGATGGCACAACTCTCTAGTACTGCTGATATTACTACCGCATTCAAAGACCTCAAGAATGC TCCAAGTGGAACTTATTATCAGATTTGGAACGGGAAGACCGCCACGCTTAACACTGGGGCCGATGGTCTTGGAAAGTTCG ATACGGTTGTTGCCCAAGCGAAGGC AGCTGGGATTCGTCTCATTGTTCCATTGACCAACAACTGGTCGG ATTACGGGGGCATGGATGTTTATGTCAAACAATTGTTGGGCTCCAACAATCATGACCTCTTTTACACCGATGCTACTGTCAAAAATGCTTTCAAGAAGTACATTAGCGGTTTTGTTGGCCGGTACAAGAACGAGCCTACGATCATGGCCTGGGAGCTTGCTAACGAGCCCCGCTGCAAAGGGAGCACCGGAACGAGCACGGGTACCTGCACCACCAAG ACAATCACCGAGTGGGCCA CGGAAATGTCGAAGTACATCAAGTCTATCGCACC GAATCACTTGGTTGCAATCGGAGACGAAGGCTTCTACAATCAAC CTGGTGCTTCCACATATCCCTACCAAGGCGGCGAAGGTATTGATTTTGATGCTAACCTCA AAATATCTTCTATCGACTTTGGCACTGCTCACTCTTATCCGGAGCACTGGGGCCAGGAATCCAACGTTGTTGCGTGGGGTACCCAATGGATCATCG ACCACGCTGCTTCGCAGAAAGCTGCCAACAAG CCTGTGATACTTGAAGAATTCGGAGTTACTAGTTCCTACAATCCTTCG AGCACCTATACTAAGTGGTGGGATACCATTGTTTCAAGCGGATTAGCAGGAGACCTCATCTG CTGGAAGCACCGTTTCTACTGGAAGACTCACGATGACGGCTTCACTGTGTATCCTGATGAG CCTGAATACGCCCTTCAAACCAAGTATGCTGCCGCTCTCAAAGCCCGCAAGTGA
- a CDS encoding Rho-type GTPase-activating protein 4: protein MSGANSTTTMQEAEPACGGCGRTLESASGGVVVAFGNALWHVECFRCAKCQNTVSADTNLLLLADGSPVCQACSYSCHVCHNPILDEAIMTGDDSYHASCFKCRTCSRRIEELVFAKTSQGIYCMACHNDRVARSRRHADKKRSRTKSRKEDSAPQSRATDFAPSPAPHSLAAPHDLGKRRKSYDDGVRPLSAMFAPPPPRSFAAQQAALPGSSVSTPGGLSPSLEVPHLNADKRGSIRPRGNSTGAETGRLSPYSTEGLGTSSRAPSPSLSLRDEYLRGRNHNGADPTRGRDTSQARDRSTHGRDASSVRSHRPYEDHGEITMMLEEPTFVLEPSLNVRGSHPEEAVDDEEFDGMGIQGRGIIDERSRSPSFVNSPTTSMRGPSPAPIITKSASQGISTSTTKSPAISKSASQGATAGPGWKPNGSYAPSTTTNGVFSPSGYIPSPGASSYTASPITFAPPGITATFHPPTAIATVGQHPVITAAPHPQPKVRSNSRAAPSPTLRRRGETGKAFPHRPFRLKNTTHISTVCSAGSGSLASTTGNNSFASTNSATTPTRRPAARSSSSSSSSPAVENSSKYSPVIESTATYGAMQLPPMRFSLSDTDFADLLKGVGFDAGGARNRLSLIGLGRTSLDGAVRPVMGDDKVKEQGGEGEDKDKDSRPRGEDNSRVEDRNKEKERSRSESRSEDKSQVFTDERSHSRADDKPRDRRQSESSKLSRPSVDSVRPTTPAPRPSISSTDATFVSVPDGGASTAGPGLDEDDFGQSTPIIRTTLAPPTTSAAAARDRADSAAADNVLKRLKEISENAQERGSTTVKINLEFLEAISKAVVGSKEQYRDLKGKYDGMKRTSQQFIDGLSVAQSEYDKELAARREAEAEVTRLRVQLQGQAARLTALTAETRIKEVGEQQLADANNAIRNLLRDLSKLKTERDMVVAEIDELGKKTFTSSGEGWESLEARLENLRKQYRKDLEGLKLQREGLFKEITELKEHRDIFLEETTALNARNEELAELNAQIQRQVEQQLGGRPSMPRMDSKFGVKSRQGTGGMNGNGIPNASVSSMGTAATGSTVSIPEDRDRERDSREDVKRTHENTTASSSAKGGFKWLKGKPGQGSKSAAASANAQADRPKGFKEHNLSNRACCDSQGAISAGIRCGACRCGVAGEGADCNFACHQRCTYLVKSSCQSGSTPAEEPVVDISPLPPSMFGRDLVEQIHSDARVDPGRMVPFIVDKSMDYEGIYRKTGGTSQSKAIVQLFEKGDYAFDLEDTDAFNDISSITSVLKSYFRQLPVPLLTFALHEQFVEAAGIRDTAAKHEALVSLVRQLPPEHYHTLRYLMLHLSRVKDCSDENLMSARNIGVVFGPTLMRSSDPAREFGDMAGKALTVEWLVDNAPTVFSDPSS, encoded by the exons ATGTCAGGGGCAAAttcgacgacgacgatgCAAGAGGCCGAGCCAGCGTGCGGGGGATGCGGTCGAACACTGGAGAGTGCGTCTGGTGGAGTTGTAGTTGCGTTTGGAAATGCACTGTGGCATGTGGAGTGTTTCCGGTGTGCGAAATGCCAGAACACGGTGAGCGCAGACACCAACTTGCTCCTCCTCGCCGATGGCTCCCCGGTCTGCCAGGCATGTTCCTATTCTTGCCATGTCTGCCATAACCCTATATTAGACGAGGCCATTATGACTGGAGACGACTCGTACCATGCATCCTGCTTCAAGTGCCGTACGTGCTCGCGCCGCATTGAGGAACTTGTGTTTGCAAAGACTAGCCAGGGCATATACTGCATGGCCTGCCACAACGACCGCGTTGCTCGCTCCAGGAGACATGCAGACAAGAAGCGATCCCGCACCAAGTCACGCAAGGAAGATTCA GCCCCGCAATCCCGCGCAACTGACTTTGCACCATCCCCTGCTCCCCATTCCCTCGCTGCTCCCCACGACCTCGGCAAGCGCCGCAAATCCTACGATGATGGCGTGCGACCGCTCTCTGCTATGTTtgctccccctcctccccgtTCCTTTGCAGCACAACAGGCCGCACTTCCCGGCTCCTCGGTGTCCACCCCTGGCGGCCTAAGTCCGAGTCTAGAAGTACCTCACTTGAATGCTGACAAACGCGGCTCTATCCGCCCAAGGGGGAATAGTACTGGCGCAGAGACTGGCAGACTATCGCCATACTCGACCGAGGGCTTAGGCACCAGCTCGAGAGCCCCATCACCTTCATTATCTCTTAGAGACGAATATCTCCGTGGGCGTAATCACAATGGGGCAGATCCTACCCGAGGGCGCGATACCTCCCAAGCACGCGATCGATCGACTCATGGGCGGGATGCTTCGTCCGTTAGATCCCACCGTCCCTATGAAGACCACGGAGAGATCACGATGATGCTTGAAGAACCGACCTTTGTCCTCGAACCCAGTCTTAACGTGCGCGGGTCGCATCCGGAAGAAGCTGTCGACGACGAAGAGTTCGATGGCATGGGAATCCAAGGGCGGGGCATCATCGACGAACGGAGCAGAAGTCCCAGCTTTGTCAACAGTCCTACTACCAGTATGCGCGGTCCTAGTCCAGCTCCGATCATCACCAAGAGCGCGAGCCAAG GTATATCGACTTCCACAACCAAGAGTCCTGCGATCTCCAAGAGTGCCAGTCAGGGAGCAACTGCTGGCCCTGGATGGAAACCAAACGGCAGCTATGCACCTTCTACCACCACTAACGGCGTGTTTTCACCATCGGGTTATATCCCTTCACCAGGCGCAAGCAGCTACACGGCTTCGCCCATCACCTTTGCCCCGCCCGGAATAACAGCTACTTTCCACCCGCCAACGGCAATAGCAACGGTAGGACAACACCCAGTAATAACGGCCGCGCCACACCCACAACCCAAGGTTCGGTCCAATTCCCGGGCGGCGCCGTCACCGACACTCCGACGCCGAGGCGAAACAGGGAAAGCGTTCCCCCACCGGCCGTTCCGCCTAAAGAACACCACCCACATCAGCACAGTAT GCTCGGCCGGGAGCGGAAGTCTTGCGTCGACAACTGGGAACAACAGCTTTGCATCAACCAATTCGGCGACCACACCCACTCGCCGTCCAGCGGCCCGCTCGTCCTCATCCTCGTCGTCTTCCCCCGCCGTAGAGAATAGCTCCAAATATTCACCCGTGATTGAAAGTACGGCGACGTACGGCGCAATGCAGCTTCCTCCAATGCGATTCTCGCTTTCCGACACGGACTTTGCAGACTTGCTCAAGGGTGTCGGGTTTGATGCTGGTGGAGCACGGAACCGATTGAGTTTGATTGGTTTGGGGAGGACGAGTTTGGACGGGGCCGTGAGGCCTGTGATGGGAGATGACAAGGTCAAGGAGCAAGGCGGTGAGGGCGAGGACAAGGATAAGGATAGCAGGCCTCGTGGTGAAGACAATTCTCGCGTGGAAGACAGGAACAAGGAAAAAGAGAGATCTCGATCTGAGTCTCGCTCGGAGGACAAGTCTCAAGTCTTTACGGATGAGAGATCGCATTCTCGCGCAGACGACAAACCACGCGACCGCCGACAGAGCGAATCGTCCAAACTGAGCCGCCCGAGCGTGGACAGCGTTCGTCCAACGACGCCTGCCCCGCGTCCGTCCATCTCTTCAACCGACGCGACGTTTGTTTCTGTTCCTGATGGAGGGGCGAGCACGGCAGGTCCAGGTCTGGACGAAGATGATTTCGGACAAAGTACACCTATCATTCGGACCACGCTTGCGCCTCCTACCACATCCGCCGCAGCTGCTCGCGATCGCGCAGACTCGGCCGCGGCGGACAATGTTCTCAAACGGCTAAAGGAGATCAGCGAGAATGCGCAAGAACGGGGAAGTACGACCGTCAAGATCAACCTAGAGTTTTTGGAAGCGATAAGCAAGGCTGTTGTTGGCAGCAAGGAGCAGTACCGAGATTTGAAGGGCAAGTACGACGGAATGAAG CGCACGAGTCAGCAATTCATCGACGGACTCTCGGTCGCTCAGAGCGAATACGACAAGGAGCTCGCAGCACGTCGCGAAGCCGAGGCAGAAGTCACCCGTCTACGCGTGCAGCTCCAAGGTCAAGCCGCACGACTCACTGCGCTCACGGCCGAGACGCGCATCAAGGAAGTCGGAGAACAGCAATTGGCCGATGCAAATAACGCGATCCGGAACTTGCTGAGGGActtgtccaagctgaagACCGAGCGGGACATGGTCGTTGCTGAGATTGACGAGCTGGGCAAAAA AACGTTCACTTCATCGGGCGAAGGCTGGGAATCCCTCGAAGCTCGACTTGAAAATCTCAGAAAACAGTACCGGAAAGATCTCGAAGGGCTTAAACTCCAACGGGAGGGTCTATTCAAGGAGATAACTGAGCTCAAAGAACACCGTGATATCTTTTTGGAGGAGACGACCGCGCTCAATGCGCGCAACGAAGAGCTGGCCGAGTTGAATGCGCAGATTCAGAGACAGGTCGAGCAGCAGCTTGGAGGCCGACCTTCGATGCCCAGGATGGACAGCA AGTTTGGAGTCAAGAGTCGCCAGGGTACAGGTGGTATGAACGGAAATGGGATTCCGAACGCAAGCGTCTCGTCGATGGGTACGGCTGCTACGGGTAGTACCGTCTCGATTCCTGAAGACCGGGATCGCGAGCGGGATAGTCGTGAGGATGTCAAGCGCACCCATGAGAACACAACTGCTTCTTCAAGTGCCAAAGGCGGGTTCAAATGGCTCAAGGGCAAACCTGGTCAAGGATCCAAATCGGCTGCTGCGAGCGCAAACGCCCAAGCCGATCGGCCCAAAGGGTTCAAGGAACATAATTTGTCCAACAGAGCGTGCTGCGATTCGCAAGGTGCGATCAGTGCGGGGATAAGATGTGGGGCATGCAGATGCGGTGTAGCC GGGGAGGGGGCAGATTGCAATTTCGCGTGCCATCAGAGGTGTACGTACCTCGTCAAGTCGTCGTGCCAGAGTGGATCCACACCCGCTGAGGAACCTGTGGTTGATATCTCACCGCTTC CACCGAGCATGTTTGGTCGCGATCTTGTTGAGCAGATACACTCTGATGCCAGGGTGGACCCTGGACGTATGGTTCCCTTCATCGTGGACAAGT CCATGGACTATGAGGGCATTTACCGCAAAACGGGCGGAACGAGTCAATCCAAGGCTATTGTTCAACTATTCGAAAAGGGCGACTATGCGTTCGATCTGGAGGATACCGATGCGTTCAACGACATTTCGAGTATCACTTCAGTGTTGAAGAGCTATTTCCGCCAATTGCCGGTCCCACTCTTGACGTTTGCATTGCATGAGCAGTTTGTTGAGGCTGCTG GAATTCGTGATACCGCGGCAAAGCACGAGGCTCTGGTTAGCCTTGTGCGACAACTCCCGCCGGAACATTATCACACTCTGAGGTATCTCATGTTGCATCTCAGTCG CGTCAAGGATTGTAGCGACGAGAATCTGATGAGTGCACGTAACATTGGCGTCGTGTTTGGAC CCACACTTATGCGCTCATCTGACCCCGCTCGGGAGTTTGGTGATATGGCTGGCAAAGCTCTCACCGTCGAATGGCTAGTTGACAATGCACCTACTGTATTCAGCGACCCATCATCATAA
- a CDS encoding NADH-ubiquinone oxidoreductase 21,3 kDa subunit has product MATKQAVGKFADHTKYHLAPKGFWKKFRDAVVVNPEISSGIPLVTAHRWPQPGSRPEIYATPATKASDPAQNPYWKRDARRHYPQLSVVTQSHLSQVLLGAPSAEAVAAPADDKSSVPANVSPPAPLELTEAIAKAANSTKAFSSTNLPPAPPFKRWAPKKQEDAPHDPTAYWPMSLYGGSV; this is encoded by the exons ATGGCCACCAAGCAAGCGGTAGGCAAGTTCGCGGACCACACAAAATACCATCTTGCGCCCAAGG GCTTTTGGAAGAAATTCC GCGATGCCGTCGTCGTAAACCCGGAGATATCGTCTGGAATTCCTCTGGTTACTGCCCATAGGTGGCCTCAGCCAGGATCCAGACCCGAGATCTACGCGACCCCAGCGACAAAAG CATCCGACCCGGCACAAAACCCCTACTGGAAGCGCGATGCCCGCCGTCATTACCCACAATTATCTGTTGTGACCCAATCTCACCTTTCTCAGGTACTTTTGGGTGCCCCATCAGCCGAGGC AGTCGCCGCGCCTGCAGACGATAAATCCTCCGTACCTGCCAACGTATCCCCACCCGCCCCCCTCGAGTTGACAGAGGCCATCGCCAAAGCCGCCAATTCTACCAAGGCATTCTCCTCTACCAATTTGCCCCCTGCTCCTCCTTTCAAGAGATGGGCACCCAAGAAGCAGGAGGATGCACCACATGACCCTACTGCGTACTGGCCTATGAGTTTGTATGGTGGATCCGTGTAG